Part of the Nothobranchius furzeri strain GRZ-AD chromosome 2, NfurGRZ-RIMD1, whole genome shotgun sequence genome, CAATGATCCCAACCTGCACGCCTCCAgctatgtttatccggtcccaggaaaacgtcggaggaaaaaaggtaaacgagcaggaatccaggtgagaataagacttttcttaaagcgtggtttatctagtaaacatcggggtGATCTTCTGGCTTCTCTtcttttgtttggtgacctgagcgccactttcgCATTCCCGCCAGGTCGCGTTGCGGCGcgatttctccgtccaagttttttaaggtcggcttATCCTCATTTTTCAGTGGTTtcccctcctgttccctccataagtggtttttataaacaccgtggatctaaccctgctaatttacgtccactaactccagctgtttgtgtagcttctgattcctccacctcactcagcatggctctatttaaTACCGGCTGTgtgaacaataagtccttcctgctcaatgatctaattctctctaaaaacctggattttctgtttctgactgaagtttggcagcaaatatctgattattctggtctgattgaactctgcccgagtggttattcttttcttagccagccccggggttctggtcgtggtggaggcctagctgttgttttcagagaccatcttccatgtagctctacaacctctggtcactttgcttcctttgaactgcagctgattaaagtcgggcggaaggacccgttctactgtgccgtggtctatcgtccacctggtccaaacagttctttccttcaggagtttagtgactttctatcctccactgtgaagctgtccagactggcgattgttggtgactttaacatccatgttgatgatccctctgatcactttgccatgaatttctccagccttatggactccttcagctttacccagcatgtttctggtcccacacacaccagggggcacactctagaccttgcttttaccctgagtctaaatgatgACAgtatttgtcctgaggatgtttatatttcagagcaTTCTTGAAGGCATCATCACTGGAGCGCTAGCTGTGCTCCTACGCTGCAACCTGCTGAAATACGACAGACTAACTTTTATTATTGTCCTGTGTACTTTTATGAGTCAAGCAGGAAGTTCCATTATGTTTTATATGTTTGAGCGTTGCTTCATGCTGACTGCACCGTGCATAATTCACTCTTGTTAAGACTAATAGTGTCTGATCAGTGATACATGTAACTGGTCTATGTGAACACGTGCTACTGGATGGTATAAAAGCTGTttattaatttaaaatgtttcacATAAACTGACACATCTCGTTTCCCtgcttcttcacacacacacacacacacacacacacacacacacacacacacacacacacacacacacacacacacacacgttctagtCTACACTGACACTTTGAGAATTGATTCAGAATTGAATCGTGAGTTGTTGTAAGATTCACATCtctaaaaagtgtctgtgaaagtggAAGAGATGGAAGTGTGTTTAGATGGTAAATGACAGAGTTCAGAGCGGTTCTGGTTCAGTCCGCTGTTGGATCATCAACACTTGACAGGAGACATGATGGTCTTTCATACATAATGTCTCGTGTCTTCATCTGTCTAGGGCTGTTATGATGGTTTTATTTTTGAATCATTTGAACATTAAATGTTCTCTGCAGACCTGTTGGTGTCCTCCATCATTCAGGTGTTATGAGTGTGTTCTGTTGTCCTTCTGGGTAAAGCAGCAGTTACAGGATGGTGGAGATTTCTTTTAATCGTTGTTTTTACCTATTTTTATTTTCTATCCTTTATTTTAATGAGATGAGTTTGTTTCACATAGATTACAGTTTACTCTGCTACTAAGTGTTGTTCTAGATCTTAGCAATGATGTTTATGCTTCATTATTTGTTTCTTCTTATTGTAATAAAACTTAAACTTTGCTGGCTGAATCCAGAAGTGTTTTCTCTTTAAGTCTCTGATAAAATCCCACAACACCACACATGGCtccatcccacaaatctccaactACAAGAAGCTATCCTATCAATGTGAGGCAACATTTctgaagaatgctttcagcaccttgttgaatcaatgccacgtagatttaaggcagttctgaaggtagAAGGGGCTCAAACactgtattagtatggtgttcctaatagtcCTGTAGGTGAGTGTATATATATGTCTATTATACATAGAATATTACATTTAGTAAACTGTATTTTAGCCCATCAGACCTCAGTGAGTGAAGAAAACAAGAGCGTCTGGTGGCCGCACCAAGCATTACATGAGACAATTTCTAAATCAGCACCTTCAcaacactttttgttttcttctcgGAGCTGCtccagaaaaaacaaaacaaacatcaaaGGTTTCTCCCACATTCTTTACAGAAATTATTTTTCAAGAaattaagagaaaaacaaaattgGTCACAATGAGTTGATAGAACATCACAAACAGAACATTTATTTACTCTTACGTTTGTCAGGGCTTTTGaagaaacttaaaaaaaataataaaaatgtgtgttttattagtcccattctgaacacacaggtgtgttttattctgctccagcaggtggcgctagtgcacctttaagctggtcaccgaccaccggaagaagcagaaactggaagctgctagcagagctagcttgttgttgttctggtgtgtgaggagaatatttgaggctctgcagtaaaaatgtcttcacttcagtctctgggagagttgatcagctaaagcgactaactgctgctgctgcagaaatcttctcaccaggctgtggaaactttcttctcctcctcaacaacttggtggagttctttccagaaccgtagaagatattctgcggtcttcgtgataatatgagctccagaatcaggttgtgggtgagaaaagcttttctctagacttcctgccctctggatctgctgctgttcctttggcctctctgagaaacgcgctcgttttgctgctttcatcagattgaagaggttccctctatcagactcgctcatctgagttggtcatgatgcaggatcgctgctcgctctctcatccatcctgctcaccctctccgacggaaaagccccgaatctgaatgtgactctggaggaaaaagcggttagctgtactccgtgaactctggtgagcaaaggtcctcttttccagactggatctgtcctcagctgatcagaaccaaagcgttggatctttaatctcctgcgttgttctgaagcagcatcttaatcagctctcctgctttgtttctattgcagctgttagctaaacacggctaaagaaaacctgctaccacttcaggatctgggactgattcatcgtgtgttcttcaccacctggacctggacagcatggacacaggtactggtgcacACCAAACCATCAGCACTCCCACATCCATAATCCAGCATCTCTGTACAGATGGTCTCTGCAGACAGACTTCAGTGATGCACAAACACAAGAAAACATCAACATCGGCTCCTGAAACCAGAAATCAGCTCCATCTCTTCTTTCTGTCAGCATTCAACCAGTTACCTCATTCCTTCAGTCATGACCACTTAGCTAAGCTaacatgtttttatgttttatttcaacCGGACAGTGATAACagacacttgtaatgtgtgcaaactgggcattCAGAATGCTGGAAGAGACGGCTGCATGATGAGCAGCCTTCACAACAAACTAGTTCCTCCTCAGTGACGTGCGGTCAGGCTCATGACTGGGGAGGCTCCTGCACGTCTCATATGTACAAATATATTAGCCCAAAAGAGAGCTAGCATTTTTATTTAGACATTAATTAGAACCTTTGATTGTAAAACTTAAAATGGTCGATTCTCTTCTGTTCAACAATAtcatgaaaaacaaaaaaacatatttaataacaGGTCAATTTTGATTATTTAATTCTTTTTGGGATTTTTCAGGAAACATAAATTCTGCGATTTTGACCATAAACAGGATGACTTCATACAGAAAACTAATGTATTGACCAGTCTTTTACTTGATATTAGTCATTATTAGTATTTTACTTGTCATGATGACAGATGAGGCAGTGCCTCACCTGCCTTATTTTTTCAACCTTTATTTTACCAGGTAAAATGTTTAAGAACatgttctcatttacaaacatgacctGGCCAAGAGGTCTTAGAAGGGAGTGCAAAAAAAAGTATATTATTATTAACAATTATAATTATAAacaattatcattattatttttatcattattattattattcataataacagtaaacaaaaaatacaacaaaaaacaGATAAGCACATTACAGAGCAGGCATAATAGGCAAATTTAAATCTGGGTCTGAAAATTAAAGGAACATATACACATGCATGCAGAAGAACCATTACATCATATACAGGgaactgaatgtgtgtgtgtgtgaatgtatgtaaATATGCTTGATATGGGTGATCAACAAGAGCAACAGTCAGTTATAATATGGAGATTTTTAGATCTAAAGGTTGAAATAGGTGCAACGTTGCAAGTTTAAGGGTGTTTTGTAAATTGTGTATCAGGATACTGTGGTTTACTGAGTCAACCGCCTCAAGCTTGGTTTGTGCTTGAcgcgttcactttccgcttggtgatgcggctcgcggctggaacgcgcttcacaacttgcagcgtttatggttcgtgcggctcgtctctgcggtgaaccaatattctcccaaactgtagggggcagcatggagctctacggcatacatccaacactacaccatagtagaagtaaaaattactgttgtttacaacatggcattccagcattttttaacagcgtcctcgtcttttccgacagtgcgagctatttctctccaagaatcattaacaacatgttgatcacggtgatctctgagagctgaatcatacaaatgtctgtatttacgaacctctgccatactagttcttgccggtccgccatgtttttctgcgtccaaccgtccgcgtggctagaaaatttcctaggtgcgctttgcggaaattttgggccgtgcggaggcgcggtggaggggcgtggttgttaaaatgacgcaacttttcagtgcggagccgtgcggacctcgcggacgcgtcaagcataaaccaacctttagccagATCAATGCAGGCAGCTATGTAGACCTGCTTACTGTCTATTCCTTCTCGCTCATTGGCCTGCATTAAATCCCAGTTAACAGCAGCATCTCTACCAAATCCACAGAGCCAGCCAACAGTGAAAGATACGTTAATAAACAGAGAATTTTTATCAACATACTAAGAAGCGACGTTTTTTGGCAGATAAACTAAGGAAATGGCATAACTACAGAAAGAAAGaagtccctaaataataaaaattatgttgtgttatgtttatttatttggcagacgctttatctaaagcgacttacagtttataacctatagggcatgttgtgatctgtgggggaaaccggagtacccggaggaaacccacgcatgcatggggagaacacacaactccacacagaaaggccgcagccgagttttgaacctgcaaccttcgtgctgcgaggcaacagtgctaacaactgcgccaccatgcagcccaaagtaAAGGATAACTTGGACGTGTTTTCCCccttttcttcttattttaatgctttgctaAAGTATTGGATTGACTCGATATTGcaatcaaaaaataaataaaaacgtgaTCGGAGCATCTCTACAAATTAGTGAATTTAAATCCTTGATCAGACTTGTTTCTGTTCTAGTGTCATGTTTAAAGCATTTCTATTTATAGATATGCTGTTACAAGGTAGTGAGTAATTGGAATGCTGACAAAAACACTTATTCACTCAAGTCAAATTTGAAAACATAACATactgtgcaaaagtccatttatttcagtaatttgacCAGTTTCCGCTTTCCAGATCTGGATAAATTTGACATTGTACTCTTCTGCACTGGTCTGCCACATAAGTGCTCTGAGCTCCTCTTCAGCTTGCTGTCTGCttgcatgtagtactgtcaacagCAGACATGGTGAACGTACAAGTGTGAGAGAACGTACAGATGCTCTGATGGGAATCTTGATTGAGTGTTACCTCTGCAAAGTTGTCTGCACGTGACGTTTAAAATATCTGTGCACCTGCACGAATCATTAGCAAACTTAATTATgggcaaataaataaacaaatcgccTTTGTAAAAATGGCCCGTTGAAAGGCTCATTCTATGATCGATAGTCAAATAATTTGTCCAATCGCCCaaatctagtgtgtgtgtgtgtgtgtgtttacatgttgTCAACTGTTCTCTGTCAAAATCTGATCAATACTAGTATCTGTGTATTCACCTCACAAGAATTTCTTGTTTTTTGACTCAGTTCAGATCTTACCAACCTAAAGCAATACAACTGATATACGCGATAACATAAAGTTACACCAgtcagtgtgtctgtgtgtttcctacagatgttcaacaggTGGTTCTAGTGAAAGAAGAAGCtcttgaagaacagagtgctggtgtggaccagcaggaccaagaaagtctccacataaaggaggaacaggaggaactctggaccagtctggaaggAGAGCAGCTtcgtttgaaggaggagactgccaggtttccattcactgcagtttctataaagagtgaagatgatgaagagaaacctccatTCTCGCAGCTTCATCTGCACCAAATAGAAGACCGAGAtgtcccaaccagcagctcagctgaccagatgacagcagaaactggtggaggagcagaaactagcaggaACTCAGATCTGAACTCTGATGAACAGACATCTGATTCTTCCGAGACTGACATTAGTGGAGATGAAGAAAAGGAGGAGGATGACTTAAATCTAGACTCTGTGTCTGAAACTAGAGACAAAGACGATGACTGGAATGAGTCAGGTGTTAATTCTGTCAACAAATCctttagctgccctgagtgtggtaaacgatttctccacaagtggtctctccagaaacatgtgagagtgaaaggtcattcagcaataaggtcttcaggctgttttgTTAATAAGACATGTGTTAGAGTGAAGAAACATGTAGACTCGTGCTGGAAAGTCAAGATAGAatcaaaatcatttagttgtggtgACTGTGGAAAAACGTTTAGTCATAAAACAAATCTAAAAAGACACATTagactccacacaggacagaaaccatttgCCTGTGAAcagtgtggacaaagatttagccaaaaagcAAATTTAAACAGCCACGTAagcatccacacaggacagaaaccttttgcatgTGAACTCTGTGGGCAAAGATTTACTCGAAAGACAAGTCTAAACATTCATTTGAGAGTCCACAAAGGGCAGAAAccatttgtctgtgagctctgtggacaaagatttactcgaaagacaagtttaaacattcatatgagagtccacacaggacagaaaccgtttacgtgtgaactctgtggacaaagatttaagcAAAAGGCATCTTTAAActatcacatgagtgtccacacaggacagaaaccttttgtctgtgagctctgtggacaaagatttactcaaaagacaagtttaaacattcacatgagagcccacacaggacagaaaccatttgtctgtgagcactgtggacaaagatttactcgaaagacaagtttaaacattCATATGagcatccacacaggacagaaaccttttgtctgtgagctctgtggacaaagatttactcaaaaggcaagtttaaacgttcacatgagagtccacacaggacagaacccttttgtctgtgagctctgtgaacaagGATTTACCcgaaagacaagtttaaacattcacatgagattccacacaggacagaatttATTAACGTGtaaactctgtggacaaagatttaatcaAAAGACGtctttaaacaatcacatgagtgtccacacaggacagaaagctTTCGTCTGTGAcctatgtggacaaagatttacttaTAAGcaaaatttaaacagacacatgagagtccacacaggacagaatccttttgcctgtgagctctgtggacaaatatTTACTCGAAAGACAAATTTGAACTATCACATGAGCATCCACACACGACAGAAACTTTTTGCCTGTTAACTACGTGGACAAAGATTCAATCAAAAGGCAAGGTTAAAGGGGTAGAAGAATGCATTTTCCTTGTTGTTGAATATAcacagcttgggtggtcaaatgTAGCATACCACAACATCAAAGCCGTGCCTGACCTGCTTTCTAAGTAAATTAGAAATGTTAAAAATGTGAGAAGAAAACTCCTGTGCTGTGCTATGTTGTGGCCGTGAGGTGAACCCCGTTTTCGTTTCATCTTCCGACCTCTTTTGGCGTCTTGCTCTTTGCTCCATAAAAATAGTACATTAGTACTGGTTCCAAAGGTGGTTTCTCTTCTGAAGGTTCCACAGTTTTATAAAGATCGTTGTTTTAATTCGGGACTAGTTTGTTTTGAGCGTAATGACTTCgtactgcttttgtcagcagtcacatcatcaataaatacaagagaaccagttccactggcagccatacatgtccacgccatgacacttccagcaccatgcttcactgatgacgtggtatgcttaggatcatgagcagttccttttcgtctccatactcttctcttcccctcaccctggtacaagttgatcttggtctcatctgtccataggatgttgttccagaactgtgaagaaggcttttttagatgttgtttggcaaactctaatctggccttcctgtttttggggctcaccagtggtttacatcttgtggtgaaccctctgtattcacactggtggagtcttctcttgattgtttactttgacacagatacacctacctcctggagagtgttcttgatctggccaactgttgtgaagggtgatttcttcaccagggaaaggattctttggTCATctaccacagttgttttccgtggtcttctggTGTTgatgagctcaccggtgcgttccttctttttgagaatgttccaaactgttgttttggccacgcctaatgtttttgctatctctctgataggtttattttgttttttcagctTAATGATggtttgcttcactgatagtgacagctctttggatctcatcttgacagttgacagcaacagattccaaatgcaaatagcacacttgaaatgaactctggaccttttatctgctcattgtaattgggataatgagggaataacacacacctggccatggaacagttgagaagccaattgtcccattacttttggtcctttAACAAgtaggaggcacatatgcaaactgttgtaattcctacaccgttcacctgatttggatgtaaataccctcaaataaaagctggctgtctgcagttaaagcacatcttgttcgtttcatttgatatccattgtggtggtgtatagagccaaaaatgttagcattgtgtcgatgtcccaagatttatggacctgactgtagcactgaaactgctcatgtgtgaaaaaataaagtcataaaatttcataaacagatgaaagattaaaaatttgagttaaaaataagaaaaggtttaggtaaaagcagctttaaatcaaAGGGTCTTTggctgtttttttaaaagtgtccagactgtcaacgctgcgtaaggataaaggaagatcattccagagtcggggtgcagcaGTCTGGAAGGAGAGATCACTtcaacttttgtatctggtctttggaacttctagaatgttctggtgtgtggagctgagggctcgggttggagcataagtctttaacagttcagtaatttagggaggagcttgaccatgtagagcatttaaAGTTATAAATATATATTTCAGTTATCagcattctaaaatgaactctaaagttaacaggtaaccggtgcagagacattagaataggagtgatgtgtgctcttctgtcagttaagtttgtcttgacggcagacgATAAAtggccaagttttagactaatcaggggaaccatgctctcaggggcaatgatcagacattcagtcttttcagagtttaactgaaggaagttcttCTAGCcacctggtgatagctgatagacactctagtaattcagaccgtTTATAGAACTCGGAATCCTTAAACAgtgcagctgaatgtcatctgcatataggtgataagagaccttATGAAAacaatcaagtatctgtccaagagggtgcatGTACAGCAGAaataacagtggacccaaaacagaaccTTGGGATACCCCACAGAACAGGCCAGTAGAATctcacatgatttggtttatacagacactgtaacttctgttagaaaggtatgaatctaaaccagtctagaacagttccagagatccccaccaagtcgtttaattaaggtgctgtgatcaacagtgtcaaaagctgcacaaagatctaacaatactaacccctcctttccacgggagccgtcagcagcacgttgctgcagcagcacgtcttgctcgcgtaagctgctgcttggcccttcccacgagacgcgaagcagcaggggagcagctgtcactgacagagcacgaagtcacgcgaCCACTGACCCTGTGGGACCTCAAGCGTTGTCCAGACACAAGGAGCAACAATTATTGATCTTCTTAAACTGTTGCCTGTTATTTGTTCAACTTGCTACTCAGATGAAAACAGAGTCTCCAGAGTTGCTTTTACAGCTCCATGATCAGCAATTGTTATAGCTTAGTCTGGTCCAACATTAACATAAAAACGTATTAAAACTGTTGGACAGAACTTCCATAttatgtgtcatgttctgtggtactcttgacccacgacatgcagaatcagaggcaGAAACAGGGAGGTAAGgaaataaataatatattttaGAATGGAGAACTCAAAGCGCTGCTCAAACTGATGCAGGAAGTACCAGGATGTTCTGAAGGAGAGACAAAGGTCAGTATCCATGAGAGATGAAATGGATAACTGAAGGTTTAGGCTTGCTGTAAGGAGGCGGTTGGAGGGCGTGCAAAGGAGCACTGGTTGGTCTGTGAAGATGGGTTGCAAAGGGGTCTTGATGAAGACAAGGTCCAGAGTTTCTGCGTGGTGAGCTTAAAAGGGTCAGGCGGTAGGGGCGTGGTGGAGAGCATAAAGCCAGGAGTTGGAGCTGCGTGAAGTGGAGCTGACGAGAGGTTCTTATGGCTGGAGGAGACGGATCCTTGAGGGGATAAGAGGAAGGATTATTTTTGGTCCTAGTCTGTTAGAAATCTGCTTCACAAAAAATTTCTACGACTTAGTCTTAGCTTGACAATAATTTTTAATCTGGCTCAAACTACCCagattgagtaatcatccggcaagggtgttcttcttcttctactaattcttcttcttcatgtctgtttaaatggcgggtggcaaccaactcaaggtgcattaccgccacctactgtgcaggagtgtgagtcagagcgaggagagaaaaataaataaataaataaataaactaaaaaaaacaactaaatcctATTAAAGACCTTAATTTTCCTAAGAAACTCTAGCACCAGTTTATAAATGGATTTATTACCATTCAACAATGTTCTCAAATCCCAAACACCATATCCTTTAGTCTTCAACCTATCTACAAATTCACCCCTAATTACAGTATACTTACTACAAAGACACAAAACATGTTCAACCGTTTCCTGTACgttcccacaaccacaaaaacctGTTACATGTTTACCCAACATATGCAAAGTGCTACCGGCAAgggtgttcttcttcttcttttggagGTTTAatggcggttggcaaacaaccaatggtgcattaccgccaccaactagtgtggagtgtggtctggaacagcagCCTCAAAACAAAACCAAGGCAAGGGTGTTGAAGAAGTCAGCTCCTAAATATCCCCTGGAGGATgattggagatgagctgcagctggccctCCTGTCTCCAGACATGCCCATCTGCAGACTCCTAAAAACATGGTGAGAGTAAAAACAGCCCGTGACATTATATCCCTCCTGGTATTTATCCATAAAATACTCTGTGTAGCTGTTTTGTGTGGCACCATTTGTAATAACCCTATTGAGTATGCTCCGCATTGTTTTGATATTATTTCTGTTGCTGTTTAAAACTGTCTTGTAGTATTCCCTTTTGCTTTCTCTAAATATGTTTATAAACTaatttttaaacaaaataatATAAATATTATAAAATATAGAAAAATATTGTATGAACATTAAGTAATGGTTTGGACCATTTATTACACGTTTGGCTTATACACATAAGTCAGATTTATTCTgttccagcaggtggcgctaccggcagaagaagcagaaactggaagctgctagcagagccagcttgttgttgttctggtgtgtgaggagaatatttgaggctctgcagtaaaaatgtcttcacttcagtctctgggagagttgatcagctaaagcgactaactgctgctgctgcagaaatcttctcaccaggctgtggaaactt contains:
- the LOC107396899 gene encoding gastrula zinc finger protein XlCGF57.1; the encoded protein is MDTDVQQVVLVKEEALEEQSAGVDQQDQESLHIKEEQEELWTSLEGEQLRLKEETARFPFTAVSIKSEDDEEKPPFSQLHLHQIEDRDVPTSSSADQMTAETGGGAETSRNSDLNSDEQTSDSSETDISGDEEKEEDDLNLDSVSETRDKDDDWNESGVNSVNKSFSCPECGKRFLHKWSLQKHVRVKGHSAIRSSGCFVNKTCVRVKKHVDSCWKVKIESKSFSCGDCGKTFSHKTNLKRHIRLHTGQKPFACEQCGQRFSQKANLNSHVSIHTGQKPFACELCGQRFTRKTSLNIHLRVHKGQKPFVCELCGQRFTRKTSLNIHMRVHTGQKPFTCELCGQRFKQKASLNYHMSVHTGQKPFVCELCGQRFTQKTSLNIHMRAHTGQKPFVCEHCGQRFTRKTSLNIHMSIHTGQKPFVCELCGQRFTQKASLNVHMRVHTGQNPFVCELCEQGFTRKTSLNIHMRFHTGQNLLTCKLCGQRFNQKTSLNNHMSVHTGQKAFVCDLCGQRFTYKQNLNRHMRVHTGQNPFACELCGQIFTRKTNLNYHMSIHTRQKLFAC